A stretch of the Streptosporangium sp. NBC_01755 genome encodes the following:
- a CDS encoding aldo/keto reductase: MDYTQLGRTGLKVSRLCLGTMNFGPVTSEEDSFEIMDHAHELGINFFDTANVYGWKKGEGITEKIIGRWFAKGGERREKTVIATKLYGDMGDWPNEGRLSALNIRRAADASLKRMQTDYIDLYQAHHIDRSTPFEEFWEAMDILKQQGKILYVGSSNFAGWHIAKAQESARRRNTLGLVSEQSHYNLIVRAPELEVIPAAEDYGLGLIPWSPLAGGLLGGILKKIDKGRSASEQITAELEKHRDKIERYEAFADELGVAPANLALAWLLHQKVVTAPIIGPRTLDQLDGTTKALEITLDEKALTRLDEIFPGFRTAPEEYAW, from the coding sequence ATGGATTACACGCAGCTTGGCCGTACCGGCCTGAAGGTCAGCCGCCTCTGCCTGGGCACGATGAACTTCGGCCCCGTGACCTCGGAGGAAGACTCCTTTGAGATCATGGACCACGCCCACGAGCTGGGAATCAACTTCTTCGACACGGCCAACGTGTACGGCTGGAAGAAAGGCGAGGGCATCACCGAGAAGATCATCGGTCGATGGTTCGCCAAGGGAGGCGAGCGCCGCGAGAAGACGGTGATCGCCACGAAGCTCTACGGTGACATGGGCGACTGGCCCAACGAGGGCCGTCTGTCCGCGCTCAACATCCGGCGCGCCGCCGACGCGTCGCTGAAGCGGATGCAGACCGACTACATCGATCTCTACCAGGCACACCACATCGACCGGAGCACCCCGTTCGAGGAGTTCTGGGAGGCCATGGACATCCTCAAGCAGCAGGGCAAGATCCTGTACGTGGGGTCGTCCAACTTCGCGGGCTGGCACATCGCCAAGGCCCAGGAGAGCGCGCGGCGCCGCAACACCCTCGGCCTGGTCTCCGAGCAGTCCCACTACAACCTGATCGTCCGCGCCCCCGAGCTTGAGGTCATCCCGGCGGCCGAGGACTACGGCCTGGGTCTGATCCCGTGGAGCCCGCTCGCGGGCGGCCTGCTCGGCGGCATCCTCAAGAAGATCGACAAGGGGCGGTCGGCCTCGGAGCAGATCACCGCCGAGCTGGAGAAGCACCGCGACAAGATCGAGCGCTACGAGGCGTTCGCGGACGAGCTCGGTGTGGCCCCGGCCAACCTCGCGCTGGCCTGGCTGCTCCACCAGAAGGTCGTCACCGCACCGATCATCGGGCCGCGCACGCTCGACCAGCTCGACGGCACCACCAAGGCGCTGGAGATCACTCTGGACGAGAAGGCCCTGACCCGCCTGGACGAGATCTTCCCCGGGTTCAGGACGGCACCGGAGGAGTACGCCTGGTAG
- the thpR gene encoding RNA 2',3'-cyclic phosphodiesterase has translation MRLFVGLLPPPSARDELDRALEPHRARWPGLRWLDAENWHVTLSFLGEVPDRVLPELRTRLARAAARHAPMTLSFTGAGAFPSAGRARVFWTGLRGDHLRLGRLADSAAAGARRAGAGQAEHRRFRPHLSLARCRPETDIGPLVEAFGPFSGAEWELGTVHLIRSDLGAKVRYETVEKWGLTARASREQS, from the coding sequence ATGCGGCTGTTCGTGGGACTGCTGCCGCCGCCGTCGGCGCGCGATGAGCTGGACCGCGCCCTAGAACCCCACCGGGCACGATGGCCGGGGCTCCGCTGGCTGGACGCGGAGAACTGGCACGTGACGCTGTCGTTCCTGGGGGAGGTGCCCGACCGGGTGTTGCCCGAGCTGCGGACGCGACTCGCCAGGGCGGCCGCGCGGCACGCCCCGATGACACTGTCCTTCACCGGTGCCGGCGCGTTTCCCTCGGCGGGCAGGGCGCGGGTCTTCTGGACCGGGCTGCGCGGTGACCACCTCCGGCTGGGCCGCCTGGCCGATTCCGCGGCGGCCGGGGCGCGCCGAGCCGGAGCCGGGCAGGCGGAACACCGGAGGTTCAGGCCGCATCTGAGCCTGGCCAGGTGCCGCCCCGAGACGGACATAGGTCCTCTGGTCGAGGCGTTCGGGCCGTTCTCCGGCGCCGAGTGGGAGCTGGGGACGGTGCACCTGATACGGAGCGACCTCGGGGCCAAGGTCCGCTATGAAACGGTTGAGAAATGGGGCCTGACGGCGCGGGCATCCCGTGAGCAGAGCTAG
- a CDS encoding DUF3027 domain-containing protein → MSRTRSRAVVLDQACVAAVNLARAAVEENVRPGDVGDHLGVEGEGDRVVTHYFACLDRAYRGWRWAVTVARASRARNVTVSEVVLLPGTGALMPPQWVPWSDRLRPGDLGVGDLLPTSEDDDRLAPGFTETDDDSDHQMIFEYGLGRARVLSPIGRDRAVRRWHSGESGPHTPLAHAAPAQCSTCGFYWPLAGALRTGFGVCANEYAPDDGRVVAADHGCGAHSEAAVLPHQVEPTSPILDDLSYDTAEHISEPDLTGSVDDTASEPLGHS, encoded by the coding sequence ATGAGTCGGACTCGATCCCGCGCCGTGGTCCTTGACCAGGCGTGCGTCGCGGCCGTCAACCTGGCCCGCGCCGCTGTCGAGGAGAACGTCAGGCCGGGCGACGTGGGCGATCACCTCGGGGTCGAGGGCGAGGGCGACCGTGTCGTCACCCACTACTTCGCCTGCCTCGACCGCGCCTACCGCGGCTGGCGCTGGGCCGTCACCGTCGCCCGCGCCTCGCGGGCGCGCAACGTGACGGTCAGCGAGGTCGTGCTCCTGCCTGGGACGGGTGCGCTGATGCCGCCGCAGTGGGTGCCCTGGAGCGATCGGCTCCGCCCGGGTGACCTCGGAGTGGGCGACCTGCTGCCCACCTCGGAGGACGATGACCGGCTCGCGCCGGGCTTCACCGAGACCGATGACGACTCCGACCATCAGATGATCTTCGAGTACGGCCTCGGCCGGGCCCGGGTGCTCTCCCCGATCGGCCGCGACCGAGCCGTGCGGCGCTGGCACTCCGGCGAGTCGGGGCCGCACACCCCGCTCGCGCATGCCGCTCCCGCCCAGTGCTCCACCTGCGGTTTCTACTGGCCGCTCGCGGGCGCGCTGCGCACCGGCTTCGGCGTCTGCGCGAACGAGTACGCCCCCGACGACGGGCGGGTGGTCGCCGCCGACCACGGCTGTGGCGCGCACTCCGAGGCCGCGGTGCTGCCGCACCAGGTCGAGCCGACCTCGCCGATCCTTGACGACCTCTCGTACGACACCGCCGAGCACATCTCGGAACCCGACCTGACCGGATCGGTGGACGATACGGCCTCCGAGCCGCTCGGTCACTCCTGA
- a CDS encoding cold-shock protein, which yields MPSGKVKWYDADKGFGFLTRDDGGEVFVHSSALPSGVESLKPGQKVEFGVAEGRRGQQALSVRVIDQPPTLAKTAKPKGKRKKPDEMVVIVEDLIKLLDTVSTSYQKGKHPEATHAKKIAAVLRAVADDLDD from the coding sequence GTGCCGAGTGGCAAGGTCAAGTGGTACGACGCCGACAAGGGTTTCGGTTTCCTCACCCGCGACGACGGCGGTGAGGTCTTCGTGCATTCTTCCGCGCTGCCCTCCGGCGTGGAATCCCTCAAGCCGGGCCAGAAGGTCGAGTTCGGTGTGGCCGAGGGGCGCCGCGGCCAGCAGGCGCTCTCGGTTCGAGTGATCGACCAGCCCCCCACGCTCGCCAAGACCGCCAAGCCCAAGGGCAAGCGTAAGAAGCCCGACGAGATGGTCGTCATCGTGGAAGACCTGATCAAGCTGCTGGACACGGTCTCCACGTCGTACCAGAAGGGCAAGCACCCCGAGGCCACGCACGCGAAGAAGATCGCCGCCGTGCTCCGGGCGGTGGCCGACGACCTGGACGACTGA
- a CDS encoding MFS transporter yields the protein MAARWERVRQTVRDASRQVGRSAAAAGRVGARAGRAGARAGRGTGRATTRAALGAVSGTQRVGRAARRLTHAQGAGRTGLGQLIELTAAHSAGDALVTAALAGTLFKLPVNEARGQVALYLLITMIPFVVVAPFVGPVLDRFRSGRRFVMAGTFFGRGLLCFAMAAAIVPSDVFTIFPAALAVLVLSKAYSVSRAAIMPSVLPADIALVTANARVALFALVTAGIAVPVGAGVSAWLGAEWVLRGATVLFLLQGVLAIRLPRHVDSPDLEELAEGDEERPHRWRTMLNVGPVVAEAMWANVAIRLYSGFLLFYLLFLVQDRNLPGLPPAVAIGVLAVAAGVGGLAGTAVASWVRNHSPQVIVLATLAVTSTVTVLAAVVFQLWSAVAVALVAAFAQGLGKLALDAIVQREIGEEVRSSTFGVVEAFLQISWVLGGLVGLLLSLFAGGSAGLALMTVVLAGSLGWLLVRRRRRVREVDARVEAARGPASSPSGPRPAGGGERFSRDGVSAEWVRPRSAGTATTVVRHEDAPTEKRTRPLTSPHG from the coding sequence GTGGCAGCTAGGTGGGAGCGGGTTCGACAGACGGTGCGTGACGCCTCGCGGCAGGTCGGCAGGTCGGCCGCCGCCGCGGGCCGGGTCGGCGCGCGCGCCGGCCGGGCAGGCGCGCGCGCGGGCCGGGGCACGGGCCGGGCGACGACGCGGGCGGCCCTGGGCGCGGTCAGCGGCACCCAGCGGGTGGGCAGGGCCGCGCGACGGCTGACCCATGCCCAGGGCGCGGGCCGCACCGGGCTGGGCCAGCTGATCGAACTGACCGCCGCGCACAGCGCGGGTGATGCCCTGGTCACCGCGGCCCTGGCCGGGACGCTCTTCAAGCTCCCGGTGAACGAGGCCCGCGGCCAGGTCGCCCTCTACCTGCTGATCACGATGATCCCGTTCGTGGTGGTCGCGCCGTTCGTCGGCCCGGTCCTCGACCGGTTCCGCTCGGGACGGCGCTTCGTGATGGCCGGCACCTTCTTCGGCCGCGGGCTGCTCTGCTTCGCGATGGCGGCGGCGATCGTCCCCTCCGACGTGTTCACCATCTTCCCGGCGGCGCTGGCCGTGCTGGTGCTGTCGAAGGCCTACAGCGTCTCCCGTGCGGCGATCATGCCGAGCGTGCTGCCCGCGGACATCGCGCTGGTCACGGCCAACGCGAGGGTCGCCCTGTTCGCGCTGGTCACGGCAGGCATCGCGGTGCCGGTCGGCGCGGGCGTCAGCGCCTGGCTCGGCGCCGAATGGGTGCTGCGCGGGGCGACCGTGCTCTTCCTGCTCCAGGGCGTGCTGGCCATACGGCTTCCGCGCCACGTCGACTCCCCCGATCTGGAGGAACTGGCCGAGGGCGACGAGGAGCGGCCGCACCGCTGGCGCACGATGCTGAACGTGGGCCCGGTGGTGGCCGAGGCGATGTGGGCCAACGTGGCCATCCGCCTCTACTCCGGGTTCCTCCTGTTCTACCTGCTCTTCCTCGTGCAGGACAGGAACCTGCCGGGCCTTCCGCCGGCGGTCGCCATCGGCGTGCTGGCCGTGGCCGCCGGTGTCGGCGGGCTGGCGGGCACGGCCGTGGCCTCCTGGGTGCGTAACCACTCCCCACAGGTCATCGTGCTGGCCACGCTCGCGGTGACGAGCACGGTCACGGTGCTGGCCGCCGTCGTCTTCCAGCTGTGGAGCGCGGTGGCGGTCGCGCTGGTGGCCGCGTTCGCCCAGGGCCTGGGCAAGCTCGCGCTGGACGCGATCGTGCAGCGCGAGATCGGCGAGGAGGTGCGCTCGTCCACGTTCGGGGTGGTGGAGGCCTTCCTGCAGATCTCGTGGGTGCTGGGCGGCCTGGTCGGACTGCTGCTGTCGCTGTTCGCCGGCGGATCGGCCGGGCTGGCCCTGATGACCGTGGTGCTGGCGGGCTCGCTCGGCTGGCTGCTGGTCCGTCGCCGCAGGCGGGTCAGGGAGGTGGACGCCAGGGTCGAGGCCGCAAGAGGCCCGGCCTCCTCCCCCTCGGGGCCCCGCCCCGCCGGAGGCGGGGAGCGGTTCTCCCGGGACGGGGTCTCCGCGGAGTGGGTCAGGCCGCGGTCCGCGGGGACGGCCACAACGGTCGTGCGGCATGAGGACGCCCCCACGGAGAAGCGGACCAGACCGCTGACCTCCCCCCACGGCTGA
- a CDS encoding MarR family winged helix-turn-helix transcriptional regulator, whose amino-acid sequence MLTNHPRKDHVAILRGDAGLASALRVSLARLNRRLRRQAAVHSLTPTQLATLVAVERHSGITPGELADLEKVQPPSMTRVIAVLVERGLVSRTPHPTDRRQVTVSVTDQGSALLKEERRLKEAWLTRQLKELTPEEKATLRQAAPILEKLSRI is encoded by the coding sequence ATGCTAACGAATCACCCCAGGAAGGACCACGTCGCGATCCTGCGAGGCGACGCCGGTCTGGCTTCGGCTCTACGCGTGTCACTGGCACGACTGAACAGGCGCCTGCGCAGGCAGGCCGCGGTGCACTCGCTGACGCCCACCCAGCTCGCGACGCTTGTCGCGGTGGAACGGCATTCCGGGATAACCCCCGGAGAATTGGCCGATCTAGAGAAGGTGCAACCGCCCTCGATGACTCGCGTGATCGCCGTGCTGGTCGAGCGGGGGCTGGTGTCGCGTACACCGCACCCGACCGACCGGCGCCAGGTGACCGTGAGCGTGACCGATCAGGGGTCGGCGCTGCTGAAGGAGGAGCGCCGTCTCAAGGAGGCGTGGCTGACGCGGCAACTGAAGGAGCTGACACCCGAGGAGAAGGCGACGCTCAGGCAGGCGGCCCCGATACTGGAGAAGCTCAGCCGGATCTAG
- a CDS encoding DUF2530 domain-containing protein, with product MNQPRRPDLKPLQTNDTLTILTGTGLWAVALVVLLVVQPDSEHRWWIWMCVSGICGGLFGLWYVRRRDRRPPPPSEEQVEPTTAIF from the coding sequence GTGAACCAGCCACGCCGTCCGGATCTGAAGCCGTTGCAGACCAACGACACGCTCACGATCCTCACGGGTACGGGTCTGTGGGCCGTCGCCCTGGTCGTCCTCCTGGTCGTGCAGCCGGACTCCGAGCACCGCTGGTGGATCTGGATGTGCGTGTCGGGCATCTGCGGCGGCCTTTTCGGCCTCTGGTATGTACGCCGCCGTGACCGCCGCCCCCCGCCCCCGTCCGAGGAGCAGGTCGAGCCGACCACGGCGATCTTCTGA
- a CDS encoding MFS transporter, translated as MRRRAARAATVNELQAVESGSAQAVPETRGGMFRSLRIYNYRLFAAGGVVSNVGTWMQRTAQDLLVLDLTKGSATALGLTVALQFLPLLLFGLWGGMLADRYPKRLLLIGAQSLMGLLALTMGVLTVTGSVQVWHVYVMAFTLGLIACVEVPTRQSFVVEMVGHQDLSNAIALNASIFNLARVVGPALAGVLIYALGGTGPIFLINAVSFAAVLSGLLLMRTSQLTTPEPLPKAKGQLREGLHYVMARPELLMPILLVAFVSMFTQSFSMSIALMARQVFGAGASSFGLASSMFAVGALAGALMAARRVKPSRRLLLGGAVAFGLFQIASGLAPWYPLYLTLLVPTGLALISINTAANASVQLATSPEMRGRVMGIYVLVFTGGAPLGALLLGWISDLGGPRTGVVVGGVLTLIGVGAARMLTKVISRRSHAAVRGTAAAAVGAR; from the coding sequence GTGCGGCGGCGGGCCGCGAGGGCCGCCACTGTCAACGAGCTCCAGGCCGTCGAGAGTGGATCGGCCCAGGCCGTCCCCGAGACGCGGGGCGGGATGTTCCGGTCGCTGCGTATCTACAACTACCGGCTGTTCGCGGCCGGCGGCGTGGTCTCCAACGTCGGCACGTGGATGCAGCGCACCGCGCAGGACCTGCTGGTGCTCGACCTGACGAAGGGTAGCGCCACCGCGCTGGGCCTGACCGTCGCGCTGCAGTTCCTGCCGTTGCTGCTGTTCGGCCTCTGGGGCGGCATGCTCGCCGACCGCTATCCCAAGCGGTTGCTGCTGATCGGCGCCCAGTCGCTCATGGGCCTGCTCGCGCTCACCATGGGCGTGCTCACCGTGACCGGCTCGGTTCAGGTCTGGCACGTGTACGTGATGGCCTTCACGCTCGGCCTCATCGCCTGCGTCGAGGTGCCGACTCGGCAGTCGTTCGTCGTCGAGATGGTCGGCCACCAGGACCTGTCCAACGCGATCGCGCTGAACGCGTCGATCTTCAACCTGGCCCGCGTGGTCGGCCCGGCCCTCGCCGGTGTCCTGATCTACGCGCTCGGCGGCACCGGCCCGATCTTTCTGATCAACGCGGTGTCGTTCGCCGCGGTGCTCAGCGGGCTGCTGCTGATGCGCACCTCCCAGCTGACCACCCCCGAACCGCTACCGAAGGCAAAGGGGCAGCTCCGCGAGGGCCTGCACTACGTGATGGCGCGGCCAGAACTGCTCATGCCGATACTGCTGGTCGCCTTCGTCTCGATGTTCACCCAGTCGTTCTCGATGTCGATAGCGCTGATGGCGCGCCAGGTCTTCGGGGCCGGAGCCTCCTCGTTCGGGCTCGCCTCCAGCATGTTCGCGGTCGGCGCGCTGGCGGGCGCCCTCATGGCGGCGCGGCGGGTGAAGCCGAGCAGGCGACTACTGCTCGGCGGTGCTGTCGCGTTCGGCCTGTTCCAGATCGCCAGCGGCCTGGCGCCCTGGTACCCCCTCTATCTGACCCTGCTCGTGCCCACCGGCCTCGCCCTGATCTCGATAAACACCGCGGCCAACGCGAGCGTGCAGCTGGCCACCTCGCCGGAGATGCGCGGCCGGGTAATGGGGATCTACGTGCTCGTGTTCACCGGGGGAGCCCCCCTCGGCGCGCTGCTGCTCGGCTGGATCTCCGATCTGGGCGGTCCCCGTACGGGGGTCGTGGTGGGCGGGGTGCTCACCCTGATCGGCGTCGGTGCGGCGAGAATGCTGACAAAGGTAATCAGCAGGAGGTCGCATGCGGCTGTTCGTGGGACTGCTGCCGCCGCCGTCGGCGCGCGATGA
- a CDS encoding solute carrier family 23 protein: MKARIHLEILMGVIGKVPFAMAAGLGLNAFVTFGIASQMSWESAMGLVFLEGVIIALLVLTGFRTAVFNAIPAQLKTAISVGIGLFIALIGFVDAGFVRRVAAGPPLELGIAGSLASWPIFVFVVGLLLMVVLVARKTKGAILIGIVATTIIAIIVQAVTKVGAATVPGQDPNPTGWQLVVPEMPKEIFGFHNPLVLFAEFDPIGAFGSVSVIVALLLIFTLLITDFFDTMGTIVGVGGQAGLVKEDGTLPRTKEILPVYFALGPIKTLLNLG; the protein is encoded by the coding sequence GTGAAGGCGCGAATCCATCTCGAAATCCTGATGGGGGTCATCGGCAAGGTCCCCTTCGCGATGGCCGCGGGCCTCGGCCTGAACGCCTTCGTCACCTTCGGCATCGCCTCGCAGATGTCCTGGGAGTCGGCGATGGGCCTGGTGTTCCTGGAGGGCGTGATCATCGCGCTCCTGGTGCTGACCGGGTTCCGCACCGCCGTGTTCAACGCCATTCCAGCCCAGCTCAAGACCGCGATCAGCGTCGGCATCGGCCTGTTCATCGCCCTGATCGGCTTCGTGGACGCAGGCTTCGTCCGCCGGGTGGCCGCGGGACCGCCCCTGGAGCTCGGCATCGCGGGCTCGCTGGCCAGCTGGCCGATCTTCGTCTTCGTGGTCGGCCTGCTGCTGATGGTGGTGCTGGTGGCGCGTAAGACGAAGGGCGCCATCCTGATCGGCATCGTCGCCACGACGATCATCGCGATCATCGTCCAGGCCGTCACCAAGGTCGGCGCCGCGACGGTGCCGGGCCAGGACCCCAACCCGACGGGCTGGCAGCTCGTCGTTCCGGAAATGCCCAAGGAGATCTTCGGGTTCCACAACCCGCTGGTGCTGTTCGCGGAGTTCGACCCGATCGGCGCCTTCGGCTCGGTCTCGGTCATCGTGGCCCTGCTGCTCATCTTCACCCTGCTGATCACCGACTTCTTCGACACCATGGGCACGATCGTGGGCGTCGGCGGACAGGCCGGCTTGGTCAAGGAGGACGGCACCCTGCCCAGGACCAAGGAGATCCTCCCCGTCTACTTCGCCCTCGGCCCGATCAAGACCCTGCTCAACCTGGGCTGA
- a CDS encoding sacsin N-terminal ATP-binding-like domain-containing protein produces MTDIFGTERLRSAVLAAWTASPARFREDANAEEDFALGGYRDRLIVELAQNAADAALRAGVPGRLRLSLREGVLSAANIGAPIDAGGVEGLSTLRVSAKRADAHAAGRFGVGFAAVVSVCDEPVIGSLGSGVVRWSRDQTAALVAAEPELAKELAERGGHVPLLRLPFPAGPVEIPAGFDTLVRLPLRDGAVEDAVRAMLRETSPALLLGLPALESIEVDLDGETRIVTSEGWKVVSASGRFTPEQVAELFADRPTEERSRPHWRVRWAVPVSEATGEPRPLPALVPPVVHAPTPSDEPLDLPVLLIASFPLATDRRHVAPGPLADFLVERAADTYLELLTGLPRTPRLLDLVPGMMGKGELDASIRRAILRRLPDAPLLPALSLPADLPADLPADLSADLSADLSVGPDSKAGPGEAGASLLLSDDLPEGSGTAWTPPAVGAELVVSGRQASVVAATAALLEMVAPMIGGLLPAGWPSRHPAITALGVRRVQLSDIVDMLSGDAVKDRDPAWWRSLYEVLPADDPEALGALPVPLADGRLVRGPRGTLLLTDGSALDPAVLAPLGLRVVHPDAAHPLLLRLGAGEATPRTVLEDPLTRSAVSESLDSPDSEPVAQAVLALVDAAGLTAGDAPWLAELALRGADGELYSAGELLLADGALAGLLDTETHFGTAAPELVERYGPRVLAAVGVLDGFAVVNDHDVMIDPDECDHDLDREDEWLETVLDLLPEMNVPPVAREFSAVRDLEYVADWPAALALLSRPPLRSVLHPLRVLVAGEVVEVLSYTAWWLSTHPVLGGRRPTQLRLPAGDPLLFGLYGDAPAGVDEAALAMIGVRSTLADLLASHGGPDELLDLLGDPSMEVDRAQLRSLWVALAAVDPARVAPPRAVRAVLGDEIVVVDAADGRPVSADAGSGNEGAGEPVVVEAPDLLPLVAGRPLVLAPFDLAEALSELLDLPLAGEEAAGEVTSSGEVRDVPPAVRSLLPTAPASYLAHERLLVDGVPAAWRFSEGTVHASDMEGLARGLAWASGQWGDRLAVAALLRDPAAVPLLLAEADLDSWTAST; encoded by the coding sequence TTGACTGACATCTTCGGCACCGAACGACTGCGCTCCGCCGTCCTGGCCGCCTGGACGGCATCGCCCGCGCGTTTCCGCGAGGACGCCAACGCGGAGGAGGACTTCGCGCTCGGCGGCTACCGCGACCGGCTGATCGTCGAGCTCGCGCAGAACGCCGCGGACGCCGCGCTCCGCGCCGGGGTGCCAGGAAGGCTCCGCCTCTCGCTGCGTGAGGGCGTGCTGTCGGCGGCCAACATCGGCGCTCCCATCGACGCCGGCGGGGTCGAGGGCCTGTCCACGCTGCGCGTCTCCGCCAAGCGCGCCGACGCCCACGCGGCCGGCCGGTTCGGCGTCGGGTTCGCGGCCGTGGTGTCGGTCTGCGATGAACCGGTGATCGGCTCACTCGGCTCAGGGGTCGTCCGCTGGTCCCGCGACCAGACCGCCGCCCTGGTGGCCGCCGAGCCCGAGCTGGCCAAGGAGCTCGCCGAGCGCGGAGGACACGTCCCGCTGCTGCGCCTGCCCTTCCCCGCGGGCCCGGTCGAGATCCCCGCCGGGTTCGACACGCTCGTGCGGCTGCCGCTCCGTGACGGGGCGGTCGAGGACGCCGTCAGAGCGATGTTGAGGGAGACCAGCCCGGCCCTGCTGCTGGGCCTGCCCGCTCTGGAGTCGATCGAGGTCGACCTGGACGGAGAGACGAGGATCGTCACCTCGGAGGGCTGGAAGGTCGTCTCGGCCTCGGGGAGGTTCACCCCCGAGCAGGTGGCCGAGCTCTTCGCCGACCGCCCGACCGAGGAGCGTTCCCGGCCGCACTGGCGGGTCCGCTGGGCCGTACCCGTGAGCGAGGCCACCGGGGAGCCCCGGCCGCTGCCCGCGCTGGTGCCGCCCGTGGTGCACGCGCCCACGCCGAGCGACGAGCCGCTTGACCTGCCCGTGCTGCTGATCGCCTCGTTCCCGCTGGCCACCGACCGGCGGCACGTCGCGCCGGGTCCGCTGGCCGACTTCCTGGTCGAGCGTGCCGCGGACACCTACCTGGAACTGCTCACCGGCCTGCCGCGAACGCCCCGGCTCCTCGACCTCGTCCCCGGCATGATGGGCAAGGGTGAGCTCGACGCGAGCATCCGCCGGGCGATCCTGCGCAGGCTCCCCGACGCCCCGCTGCTCCCCGCGCTCTCCCTGCCCGCCGATCTGCCCGCCGATCTGCCCGCAGATCTGTCCGCCGATCTGTCCGCCGATCTGTCCGTCGGTCCGGACTCCAAGGCCGGGCCGGGCGAGGCCGGAGCATCGCTCCTGCTATCCGACGATCTTCCGGAAGGTTCCGGCACGGCCTGGACCCCGCCCGCGGTCGGTGCGGAACTGGTCGTCTCGGGGCGGCAGGCGTCCGTGGTCGCGGCCACGGCCGCGCTGCTGGAGATGGTCGCTCCCATGATCGGTGGGCTGCTGCCCGCGGGATGGCCGTCACGGCACCCGGCGATCACCGCGCTCGGCGTCAGGCGGGTGCAGCTCTCCGACATCGTGGACATGCTCTCCGGCGACGCCGTCAAGGACAGGGACCCGGCCTGGTGGCGGTCGCTGTACGAGGTGCTGCCCGCCGACGACCCGGAGGCCCTCGGCGCGCTGCCGGTGCCGCTCGCGGACGGCCGCCTGGTCAGGGGGCCGCGCGGCACGTTGCTGCTGACCGACGGCTCCGCACTGGATCCGGCGGTCCTCGCCCCGCTCGGGCTGCGCGTGGTGCACCCGGACGCGGCCCACCCGCTCCTGCTCAGGCTCGGCGCGGGCGAGGCGACGCCCCGCACGGTCCTGGAGGATCCGCTGACCCGCTCGGCCGTCTCGGAGTCGCTGGACAGCCCCGACTCCGAACCGGTGGCCCAGGCGGTGCTCGCGCTGGTCGACGCCGCGGGGCTGACCGCGGGCGACGCACCCTGGCTGGCCGAGCTGGCGTTGCGCGGCGCAGACGGTGAGCTGTACTCGGCGGGCGAGCTGCTCCTCGCCGACGGGGCGCTGGCCGGGCTGCTCGACACGGAGACGCACTTCGGCACCGCCGCACCCGAACTGGTCGAGCGGTACGGCCCCCGGGTACTCGCCGCGGTCGGGGTGCTCGACGGCTTCGCCGTGGTCAACGACCACGATGTCATGATCGACCCGGACGAGTGCGACCACGACCTCGACCGCGAGGACGAGTGGCTGGAGACGGTCCTCGACCTGCTGCCCGAGATGAACGTGCCGCCGGTCGCCCGGGAGTTCTCCGCGGTCCGGGACCTGGAGTACGTCGCCGACTGGCCCGCCGCCCTCGCCCTGCTGTCACGCCCGCCGCTCCGCTCGGTACTGCATCCGCTGCGGGTCCTGGTGGCGGGAGAGGTCGTCGAGGTGCTGTCCTACACCGCGTGGTGGCTCTCCACGCATCCGGTGCTCGGCGGCAGGCGCCCCACGCAGCTGCGGCTCCCGGCGGGTGACCCGCTGCTGTTCGGCCTGTACGGGGACGCCCCGGCCGGTGTCGACGAGGCCGCGCTGGCGATGATCGGCGTCCGGAGCACGCTGGCCGACCTGCTCGCCTCGCACGGAGGCCCGGACGAGCTGCTCGATCTGCTGGGCGACCCCTCCATGGAGGTCGACCGGGCGCAGCTCCGCTCCCTGTGGGTGGCCCTCGCCGCCGTCGACCCCGCCCGCGTCGCGCCCCCGCGCGCCGTCCGCGCGGTTCTGGGTGACGAGATCGTCGTCGTCGACGCCGCTGACGGCCGACCGGTGTCCGCCGACGCCGGTTCTGGGAACGAGGGCGCGGGCGAGCCGGTCGTGGTCGAGGCCCCCGACCTGCTGCCGCTCGTCGCGGGACGGCCGTTGGTCCTGGCCCCGTTCGACCTGGCGGAGGCGCTGTCGGAGCTGCTCGACCTGCCGCTGGCCGGGGAGGAGGCGGCCGGGGAGGTGACGTCCTCGGGCGAGGTCCGCGACGTTCCGCCGGCCGTACGATCGCTGCTGCCGACCGCGCCCGCGAGCTACCTGGCGCATGAGCGGCTGCTGGTGGACGGTGTCCCCGCGGCCTGGCGGTTCTCCGAGGGCACGGTGCACGCCTCGGACATGGAGGGGCTGGCGCGTGGGCTCGCCTGGGCGTCCGGCCAGTGGGGCGACCGGCTCGCGGTGGCGGCGCTGCTGCGCGATCCCGCGGCGGTGCCGTTGCTGCTCGCCGAGGCCGACCTGGACAGCTGGACCGCTTCGACCTAG